The following are from one region of the Streptomyces fradiae genome:
- a CDS encoding MBL fold metallo-hydrolase gives MTEQTARPARAPHSARTPHAPDAPGAPHPAPALQPLGRVRHDWPRSFADRLTAPLPGVRAMARLAREGAVRPAAEGLRDIPLLPFAPGPLPEAGPDTLAVTWAGHASWVVRAGGLTVLTDPVWSRRIFGTPARLTPVGVRWEDLPPVDAVVISHNHFDHLDAPTLKRLPRRTPVFVPAGLGRWFTRRRFTRVTELDWWEAAELDGLRFDFVPAHHWSKRTLLDTCRSLWGGWVLTDRAGRKLYFAGDTGYGHWFAEIGRRHPGIDLALLPIGAYDPRWWLSDVHTDPEEAVRAFQDLGARRMAPMHWATFVLSSEPVLEPLTRVRDAWTKAGLPREDLWDLPVGASGVLVP, from the coding sequence ATGACGGAACAGACGGCCCGGCCGGCCCGGGCCCCGCACTCCGCCCGCACCCCGCACGCCCCTGACGCCCCTGGCGCCCCGCACCCCGCGCCCGCGCTCCAGCCCCTCGGGCGGGTCCGCCACGACTGGCCGCGCAGCTTCGCCGACCGGCTCACCGCGCCGCTGCCCGGCGTCCGCGCCATGGCCCGGCTCGCCCGCGAGGGCGCCGTGCGCCCTGCGGCCGAAGGGCTCCGCGACATCCCGCTGCTGCCGTTCGCCCCCGGACCGCTGCCCGAGGCCGGGCCCGACACCCTTGCCGTCACCTGGGCAGGCCACGCCAGCTGGGTGGTCCGGGCCGGCGGACTCACCGTCCTCACCGACCCCGTCTGGTCCCGCCGCATCTTCGGCACCCCGGCCCGCCTCACCCCCGTCGGCGTCCGCTGGGAGGACCTGCCGCCGGTCGACGCCGTCGTCATCAGCCACAACCACTTCGACCACCTCGACGCGCCCACCCTCAAGCGACTGCCCCGCCGCACCCCCGTCTTCGTGCCCGCCGGACTCGGCCGCTGGTTCACCCGCCGCCGCTTCACCCGGGTCACCGAACTCGACTGGTGGGAGGCGGCCGAACTCGACGGCCTGCGCTTCGACTTCGTCCCCGCCCACCACTGGTCCAAACGCACCCTGCTCGACACCTGCCGCTCCCTCTGGGGCGGCTGGGTGCTCACCGACCGGGCCGGCCGCAAGCTCTACTTCGCGGGCGACACCGGCTACGGCCACTGGTTCGCCGAGATCGGCCGCCGCCATCCCGGCATCGACCTCGCGCTGCTGCCGATCGGCGCCTACGACCCGCGCTGGTGGCTCAGCGACGTCCACACCGACCCCGAGGAGGCGGTCCGCGCCTTCCAGGACCTCGGCGCGCGCCGGATGGCCCCCATGCACTGGGCCACCTTCGTGCTCTCCTCCGAGCCCGTGCTCGAACCCCTCACCCGCGTCCGCGACGCCTGGACCAAGGCCGGACTGCCCCGCGAGGACCTCTGGGACCTGCCGGTCGGCGCCTCAGGCGTGCTCGTTCCCTGA
- a CDS encoding DedA family protein, with protein sequence MAVVRELPPESTQQAVGYPSLFLLVAFGALVPVVPTGAIVSSAAVVAFHQSTPFSLLFVFLVSSCAAFLGDLALYWLGQRGVRSRNGSRWLAALSSRVTPDRLAHAQERLESHQVPVLVLSRLVPAGRIPVMLACLLAGMPLRRFARGDLPACLAWAATYQLIGILGGSLFPEPWQGVVAAVGLTVLISAVPALWRRLRGTRRPRRDTPERSGSEQPGSGQPGSGRSGNEHA encoded by the coding sequence ATGGCGGTGGTGCGGGAGCTGCCGCCGGAGTCGACGCAGCAGGCGGTCGGCTATCCCTCGCTCTTCCTCCTGGTGGCGTTCGGCGCGCTGGTGCCGGTGGTGCCGACGGGGGCCATCGTGTCGTCGGCGGCGGTGGTGGCCTTCCACCAGTCGACGCCGTTCTCGCTCCTCTTCGTCTTCCTGGTGTCGTCGTGCGCGGCCTTCCTCGGCGACCTCGCGCTGTACTGGCTGGGGCAGCGCGGGGTCAGATCGCGCAACGGCTCGCGCTGGCTGGCGGCGCTGAGCTCCCGGGTCACCCCGGACCGGCTCGCCCACGCGCAGGAGCGCCTGGAGAGCCACCAGGTGCCGGTCCTGGTGCTCTCCCGCCTCGTGCCGGCCGGGCGGATCCCGGTGATGCTGGCCTGTCTGCTCGCCGGGATGCCGCTGCGCCGGTTCGCCCGGGGCGATCTGCCGGCGTGTCTGGCGTGGGCGGCGACGTACCAGCTGATCGGGATCCTGGGCGGTTCGCTGTTCCCCGAGCCCTGGCAGGGCGTGGTGGCGGCGGTGGGCCTGACGGTGCTGATCAGCGCGGTGCCGGCGCTGTGGCGCCGGCTGCGCGGAACGCGCCGACCGCGCCGGGACACGCCGGAGCGCTCAGGGAGCGAGCAGCCGGGGAGCGGGCAGCCGGGCAGCGGCCGGTCAGGGAACGAGCACGCCTGA
- a CDS encoding MBL fold metallo-hydrolase produces the protein MAGPGCGPAATGEGGGPVEVTWWGHATCTVEDSGVRLLTDPLFARRLAHLRRRRGALPPPEAARAEVVLVSHLHADHLHPPSLARLAPGTLLVVPAGAPEAVPALRRLARRGLLLAELAAGEELSVEGVTVRAVPARHDGRRLPYGPHRSPALGYVVEGEARTYFAGDTGLFDEMAEAVGPVDVALLPVGGWGPYLGHGHLDAHRAAEALAALSPAAAVPVHYGTYWPIGLDAVRPHEFHAPGDDFVRHAARLAPKVTVHLLGHGERVRPEVAR, from the coding sequence ATGGCCGGTCCCGGTTGCGGGCCGGCGGCGACGGGAGAGGGCGGCGGACCGGTGGAAGTCACCTGGTGGGGCCACGCGACGTGCACGGTCGAGGACTCCGGGGTGCGCCTGCTCACCGACCCGCTCTTCGCACGCCGGCTGGCCCATCTGCGGCGCCGGCGGGGCGCGCTGCCGCCGCCCGAGGCGGCCCGCGCCGAGGTCGTCCTCGTCTCGCACCTGCACGCCGACCATCTGCATCCGCCCTCGCTGGCCCGGCTCGCGCCCGGCACCCTCCTCGTCGTCCCGGCCGGCGCGCCGGAGGCCGTCCCGGCGCTGCGCCGGCTCGCCCGGCGGGGCCTGCTCCTCGCCGAGCTGGCGGCCGGCGAGGAGCTGTCCGTGGAGGGCGTGACGGTACGGGCGGTGCCGGCGCGGCACGACGGGCGCCGGCTGCCGTACGGGCCGCACCGCTCCCCCGCGCTCGGTTACGTGGTGGAGGGCGAGGCCCGCACCTACTTCGCGGGCGACACCGGGCTCTTCGACGAGATGGCGGAGGCGGTCGGGCCGGTCGATGTGGCCCTGCTCCCGGTCGGCGGCTGGGGGCCCTACCTGGGCCACGGCCATCTGGACGCGCACCGTGCCGCCGAGGCGCTGGCCGCGCTGTCGCCGGCGGCCGCGGTGCCGGTGCACTACGGCACGTACTGGCCGATCGGCCTGGACGCGGTCCGTCCGCACGAGTTCCACGCCCCCGGCGACGACTTCGTCCGCCATGCCGCCCGGCTCGCCCCGAAGGTCACGGTCCACCTCCTCGGCCACGGCGAGCGGGTCCGGCCGGAGGTCGCCCGGTGA
- a CDS encoding phage holin family protein translates to MDRIRWRSASRAVLRVITVWAVSTLTLLLLAALLPDFQLQSADGESLTTVAFTAAWCAGAFGLLSALVWPLIVRALLLVPALVLGLLVFFLNGSLLLLALRLSTDGRAAAAPETAVVVAAVMSAVASATSTALAVRDDEAYRRRLYRLADRKRPRTARAGVEPVPGTVFLQLDGVGHRVLTDAVAAGRMPTVAEWLATTHTLTPWRTDWSSQTGASQLGILHGSNEDVPAFRWYEKDTGRLMVSNRPASAVELQRRAVERTGDGGLLTLDGASRGNLFSGGADQLALVLSMAARRGRRNRSRAGYFAYFSDPANAVRTAGSLVAEVFRELAQSVRARLRRDTPRVSRGGLYPFVRAFATVVERDVVVAAVMGDMLAGRTAVYADLVAYDEVAHHSGPRGRDTDQVLARLDRALGLIAKVAEHAPRPYRIVLLSDHGQSPGETFESAYGLTLKDLVRAGCGLPVSRRVRRTRSGSEARDAARDALRSALHRPVDEAGEAGKDGAEAAAVAAARAPEPVVLASGNLGLVSFPGVPHRMTREEIDRLHPALLRTLAHHPGIGFLLVASEQHGSVVLGGDGAEVPVARLADDEGPLTGFGPGAADAVRRTDGFPHVADIMVNSMHDPAAGTVHAFEEQIGSHGGLGGDQSRPFLLWPRELTPPPADVAGAERVHEVLRGWLREGEGPQVPLEISPSSADTEAFLPVEGPAVRDKNG, encoded by the coding sequence CTGGACCGGATCCGCTGGCGGAGCGCGAGCCGCGCCGTCCTGCGGGTGATCACCGTGTGGGCGGTCTCCACCCTCACCCTGCTCCTGCTCGCCGCCCTCCTCCCCGACTTCCAGCTGCAGTCCGCCGACGGCGAGAGCCTCACCACCGTCGCCTTCACCGCCGCCTGGTGCGCGGGCGCCTTCGGTCTGCTCAGCGCCCTCGTCTGGCCGCTGATCGTGCGCGCGCTGCTGCTCGTACCGGCCCTGGTGCTCGGCCTGTTGGTGTTCTTCCTCAACGGCTCGCTGCTGCTCCTCGCGCTGCGGCTCAGCACGGACGGACGGGCCGCCGCCGCGCCGGAGACCGCCGTGGTGGTGGCCGCCGTGATGTCGGCCGTCGCCTCCGCCACCTCCACCGCGCTCGCCGTCCGGGACGACGAGGCGTACCGGCGCCGCCTCTACCGGCTCGCCGACCGCAAGCGGCCCCGGACCGCCCGTGCGGGCGTCGAGCCGGTGCCCGGCACGGTCTTCCTCCAACTCGACGGCGTCGGCCACCGGGTGCTGACCGACGCGGTCGCCGCCGGCCGGATGCCGACCGTGGCCGAGTGGCTGGCCACCACCCACACCCTCACCCCCTGGCGCACCGACTGGTCCAGCCAGACCGGCGCCAGCCAGCTCGGCATCCTGCACGGCTCCAACGAGGACGTGCCCGCCTTCCGCTGGTACGAGAAGGACACCGGCCGGCTCATGGTGTCCAACCGGCCCGCGAGCGCGGTCGAGCTCCAGCGCCGGGCCGTCGAGCGCACCGGCGACGGCGGACTGCTCACCCTCGACGGCGCCTCGCGCGGCAACCTGTTCAGCGGCGGCGCCGACCAGCTCGCCCTGGTGCTCTCGATGGCCGCCCGCCGGGGCCGCCGCAACCGCTCCCGGGCCGGCTACTTCGCGTACTTCTCCGACCCCGCCAACGCGGTCCGCACCGCCGGCTCCCTCGTCGCCGAGGTCTTCCGCGAGCTCGCCCAGTCGGTCCGCGCCCGGCTGCGCCGCGACACCCCGCGGGTCTCGCGCGGCGGGCTCTACCCCTTCGTCCGGGCCTTCGCGACCGTCGTCGAGCGGGACGTCGTGGTCGCCGCCGTGATGGGCGACATGCTCGCCGGACGCACCGCCGTCTACGCCGACCTGGTCGCCTACGACGAGGTGGCCCACCACTCCGGCCCGCGGGGACGCGACACCGACCAGGTGCTCGCCCGGCTCGACCGGGCGCTCGGCCTGATCGCCAAGGTCGCCGAGCACGCGCCCCGCCCGTACCGGATCGTGCTGCTCTCCGACCACGGACAGAGCCCGGGGGAGACCTTCGAGTCGGCCTACGGGCTGACGCTGAAGGATCTCGTACGGGCCGGATGCGGGCTGCCGGTGTCGCGCCGGGTGCGCAGGACTCGGAGTGGTTCGGAGGCCCGCGACGCCGCGCGCGACGCGCTGCGCAGCGCCCTGCACCGTCCCGTCGACGAGGCGGGGGAGGCCGGGAAGGACGGCGCGGAGGCGGCGGCCGTGGCCGCGGCCCGCGCGCCCGAACCGGTCGTCCTCGCCTCCGGCAACCTCGGCCTGGTGTCCTTCCCCGGCGTGCCGCACCGGATGACCCGCGAGGAGATCGACCGCCTCCACCCGGCCCTGCTGCGCACCCTCGCCCACCACCCCGGGATCGGCTTCCTCCTCGTCGCGAGCGAGCAGCACGGCTCGGTGGTGCTCGGCGGGGACGGGGCCGAGGTGCCGGTCGCGCGCCTGGCCGACGACGAGGGGCCGCTGACCGGTTTCGGTCCGGGCGCGGCCGACGCCGTACGCCGCACCGACGGCTTCCCGCACGTCGCCGACATCATGGTCAACTCGATGCACGATCCGGCCGCCGGCACCGTGCACGCCTTCGAGGAGCAGATCGGCTCGCACGGCGGACTCGGCGGCGACCAGTCCCGTCCCTTCCTGCTGTGGCCGCGCGAGCTGACGCCGCCGCCGGCCGATGTGGCCGGCGCCGAGCGGGTGCACGAGGTGCTGCGCGGCTGGCTGCGGGAGGGCGAGGGACCGCAGGTGCCGCTGGAGATTTCCCCGTCCAGCGCGGATACGGAAGCATTTCTTCCGGTCGAGGGGCCCGCCGTGCGGGACAAAAACGGGTGA
- a CDS encoding amino acid permease — translation MSTATTAPPAPAPTQDAREPRSSKHARRFGLPVATALVMGNIIGGGIFLLPASVAPFGTISLLAFGVLTLGAIALALVFGRLARRLPQTGGPYVYARAAFGDFAGFLAAWSYWITAWVSNAALAVAAVGYLDVLVPIHESTLATIAAALAFQWLPGLANLAGTRYVGAVQIVATVLKFVPLILVAVGGLFFFDPDNLGPFQASGGSALGAVSASAAILLFSYLGVESAAVSAGEVRDPRRNVGRATVLGTLGAAAVYLLGTLSVFGTVAHDKLVGSTAPFSDATNIMFGGSWGGAAVAVMAMISILGALNGWTLLSAQAPYAAARDGLFPKAFTVKRRGVPTVGVVVTVALASLLTVYNYTAGTEGVFEILVLVTTFTATVPYLLSTAAQIHFLLSGRSDQVSKARLARDGVLALAAFGFSIWLVAGAGYAAVYQGVLFLFVGVLVYAVMPARKSRAGAAGVTPEG, via the coding sequence ATGAGCACGGCCACCACCGCACCCCCCGCCCCGGCCCCCACCCAGGACGCACGGGAACCGCGGTCCAGCAAGCACGCCCGGCGCTTCGGGCTCCCCGTCGCGACCGCCCTGGTCATGGGCAACATCATCGGCGGTGGCATCTTCCTGCTCCCCGCCTCCGTGGCCCCCTTCGGCACCATCAGCCTGCTCGCCTTCGGCGTGCTCACCCTCGGCGCGATCGCCCTCGCGCTGGTCTTCGGCCGGCTCGCCCGCCGACTCCCGCAGACCGGCGGCCCGTACGTCTACGCCCGCGCCGCCTTCGGCGACTTCGCCGGCTTCCTGGCCGCCTGGTCGTACTGGATCACCGCCTGGGTCTCCAACGCGGCCCTCGCCGTGGCGGCCGTCGGCTACCTCGACGTGCTCGTCCCGATCCACGAGTCCACGCTCGCCACCATCGCCGCGGCCCTCGCCTTCCAGTGGCTGCCCGGCCTCGCCAACCTGGCCGGCACGCGCTATGTCGGCGCGGTGCAGATCGTCGCGACCGTGCTGAAGTTCGTGCCGCTGATCCTGGTCGCCGTCGGCGGACTGTTCTTCTTCGACCCCGACAACCTCGGCCCCTTCCAGGCGAGCGGCGGCAGCGCGCTCGGCGCGGTCTCCGCCTCCGCCGCGATCCTGCTCTTCAGCTACCTGGGCGTCGAATCCGCCGCCGTCAGCGCCGGCGAGGTCCGCGACCCGCGCCGCAACGTCGGCCGCGCCACCGTCCTCGGCACGCTCGGCGCCGCCGCCGTCTATCTGCTCGGCACCCTCTCCGTCTTCGGCACGGTCGCCCACGACAAGCTGGTCGGCTCCACGGCGCCCTTCTCCGACGCCACGAACATCATGTTCGGCGGCTCCTGGGGCGGCGCCGCCGTCGCCGTCATGGCCATGATCAGCATCCTCGGCGCGCTCAACGGCTGGACCCTGCTCAGCGCCCAGGCCCCCTACGCCGCCGCCCGCGACGGCCTGTTCCCGAAGGCCTTCACCGTCAAGCGGCGCGGCGTCCCGACCGTCGGTGTCGTCGTCACCGTCGCCCTCGCCTCGCTCCTGACGGTCTACAACTACACGGCCGGCACCGAGGGCGTCTTCGAGATCCTCGTGCTCGTCACCACCTTCACCGCCACCGTGCCCTATCTGTTGTCCACCGCCGCCCAGATCCACTTCCTCCTCTCCGGCCGGTCGGATCAGGTCTCCAAGGCCCGTCTCGCCCGCGACGGCGTCCTCGCCCTCGCCGCCTTCGGCTTCTCGATCTGGCTGGTCGCCGGCGCCGGCTACGCCGCCGTCTACCAGGGCGTGCTGTTCCTCTTCGTCGGCGTCCTGGTGTACGCGGTGATGCCGGCCCGCAAGAGCCGCGCGGGCGCCGCGGGCGTCACCCCCGAGGGGTGA
- a CDS encoding low temperature requirement protein A encodes MVATGGDHKVTPAELFFDLVFVYAITQVTALMAAAPSPTRVVEGMVVLALLWWCWCCFAWLGNVVRADAGALFGVLVTVMAVVFVVSLAVPELFADATGGLPLPLVFVASYGLVRVLHLVSYRIASPGDTALHRTLRRTALLSVAPPLALLLAGCAYEGTPRLLLWLGAVLIDYGGIYVTGASGWRVNSPGHFAERHGLIVIIALGESIVAMGVGVADFPLTVAVIGACAAGLLLSAGLWALYFRRFGEPAEHRLGALDGDDRTRFARDVYTFLHLPLVAGVVLCALGMKKVLTQVADTGHYALAEPLHGTVAWSLAGGVGVFLLGAAAIVLRSTGRRPTALLVGGALGLAAGPLVQHIPALLALALLAAAILALVLVHGRGAAARPEPTAEA; translated from the coding sequence ATGGTGGCGACCGGGGGCGATCACAAGGTGACGCCCGCGGAGTTGTTCTTCGATCTGGTCTTCGTCTATGCGATCACGCAGGTCACGGCGCTGATGGCGGCCGCGCCGTCGCCGACCCGGGTGGTCGAGGGGATGGTGGTGCTCGCGCTGCTGTGGTGGTGCTGGTGCTGCTTCGCCTGGCTGGGCAATGTCGTACGGGCCGACGCCGGCGCGCTGTTCGGGGTCCTGGTGACCGTGATGGCAGTGGTGTTCGTGGTGTCCCTCGCGGTGCCGGAGCTCTTCGCGGACGCCACCGGCGGGCTGCCGCTGCCGCTGGTGTTCGTGGCCTCGTACGGTCTGGTGCGGGTGCTGCACCTGGTCTCGTACCGGATCGCCAGCCCCGGCGACACGGCCCTGCACCGCACCCTGCGCCGCACGGCGCTGCTCTCGGTCGCGCCGCCGCTGGCGCTGCTGCTCGCGGGCTGCGCGTACGAGGGGACGCCGCGGCTGCTGCTCTGGCTGGGCGCGGTCCTGATCGACTACGGCGGCATCTATGTCACCGGCGCGTCCGGCTGGCGGGTCAACTCCCCCGGCCACTTCGCCGAACGGCACGGTCTCATCGTGATCATCGCGCTCGGCGAGTCGATCGTGGCGATGGGTGTCGGCGTGGCCGACTTCCCGCTGACGGTGGCGGTGATCGGCGCGTGCGCGGCGGGGCTGCTGCTCTCCGCCGGGCTGTGGGCGCTGTACTTCCGCCGCTTCGGCGAGCCGGCCGAGCACCGGCTCGGCGCGCTCGACGGCGACGACCGCACGCGCTTCGCCCGCGACGTCTACACCTTCCTCCATCTGCCGCTGGTGGCCGGCGTGGTGCTGTGCGCCCTCGGCATGAAGAAGGTCCTCACCCAGGTCGCCGACACCGGCCACTACGCCCTGGCCGAGCCCCTGCACGGCACGGTGGCCTGGTCGCTCGCCGGCGGCGTCGGCGTGTTCCTCCTCGGCGCCGCGGCGATCGTCCTGCGCTCCACGGGCCGCCGCCCGACCGCCCTCCTCGTCGGCGGCGCGCTCGGCCTCGCGGCCGGCCCCCTGGTGCAGCACATCCCGGCCCTACTGGCCCTCGCGCTCCTCGCGGCGGCGATCCTCGCCCTGGTGCTGGTGCACGGACGCGGGGCGGCGGCCCGGCCGGAACCGACGGCAGAGGCGTAG
- a CDS encoding helix-turn-helix domain-containing protein — MTTVATDTGVGPLLRGWREQRRLSQLELALRADSSARHISFVETGRSRPSEEMILRLAEHLEVPVRDRNALLLAAGYAPRYAESALDAPELETLREGIERLLQGYEPFPALVVDGSYTVVAANRGIQLLLAGLPEHLLTPPLNAMRITLHPEGLAPRIRNLREWRGHLLAQMERQIGLARSAALRALYEEVAAYPLPEGTTDPDDREDPEPYPYFALPMRIEHDGHVLSFVSSISTFNTPMDVTVAELAIETLLPADPATVAYLHALSG, encoded by the coding sequence ATGACGACTGTCGCGACCGACACGGGTGTGGGGCCCCTGCTGCGCGGATGGCGCGAGCAGCGGCGGCTGAGCCAGCTGGAGCTGGCGCTGCGGGCGGATTCGTCCGCGCGGCACATCTCCTTCGTCGAGACGGGCCGCTCACGGCCTTCGGAGGAGATGATCCTGCGGCTCGCGGAGCACCTGGAGGTGCCGGTGCGCGACCGCAACGCCCTGCTGCTCGCGGCGGGTTACGCGCCGCGCTACGCCGAGTCGGCGCTCGACGCGCCCGAGCTGGAGACGCTGCGCGAGGGCATCGAGCGGCTGCTGCAGGGGTACGAGCCGTTCCCGGCGCTCGTGGTGGACGGCTCGTACACGGTGGTGGCGGCCAACCGGGGGATCCAGCTGCTGCTCGCGGGGCTTCCGGAGCATCTGCTGACGCCGCCGCTGAACGCGATGCGGATCACGCTGCACCCGGAGGGCCTGGCGCCGCGGATCCGCAATCTGCGCGAGTGGCGGGGGCATCTCCTTGCCCAGATGGAGCGGCAGATCGGCCTGGCCCGCTCGGCGGCGCTGCGGGCGCTGTACGAGGAGGTGGCGGCCTATCCGCTGCCGGAGGGGACGACGGACCCGGACGACCGGGAGGACCCGGAGCCGTATCCGTACTTCGCGCTGCCGATGCGGATCGAGCACGACGGGCACGTGCTGTCCTTCGTGTCGTCGATCTCGACCTTCAACACGCCGATGGACGTGACGGTCGCCGAGCTGGCCATCGAGACGCTGCTGCCGGCCGACCCGGCGACGGTCGCCTATCTGCACGCGCTCAGCGGCTGA
- a CDS encoding 4a-hydroxytetrahydrobiopterin dehydratase, which translates to MPTEPLSQKEIEDRLRELPGWTLDGDRITRSYELADHFAATALVVHVAQIQQELNHHSDLTLGYNTVAVAVNTHSAGGVTEKDFELAERVEAVAPGHGAH; encoded by the coding sequence GTGCCCACTGAGCCCCTGTCGCAGAAGGAGATCGAGGACCGCCTGCGGGAGCTCCCCGGCTGGACCCTCGACGGCGACCGCATCACCCGGAGCTACGAGCTCGCCGACCACTTCGCCGCCACCGCGCTCGTCGTCCACGTCGCCCAGATCCAGCAGGAGCTGAACCACCACAGCGATCTGACGCTCGGTTACAACACGGTCGCCGTCGCCGTGAACACCCACTCCGCCGGCGGGGTCACCGAGAAGGACTTCGAACTCGCCGAACGCGTCGAGGCGGTGGCCCCCGGCCACGGCGCGCACTGA
- a CDS encoding class I SAM-dependent methyltransferase, with protein sequence MGETILDYEAEAARYDETRGGVPRAEAAAEAVLRLLPPGTRTLLDVACGTGLVTERIARPGLTAYGADAAHAMLRTAAARLPGRAVRADARRLPLPDGSVDAVSAIWLLHLVPFAEEVVAEAARVLRPGGVFLTTVDKDACHDVGSDIDALLRPHRPAAAGSGSRSDSGSDGAARITAYAAVHGLDQAPGTEFTGHGQGATPRGTARKLRRGYYASWYRGTPADTDSLDAALAALPDQDRPRPDPVYRLARYVKAAPRG encoded by the coding sequence ATGGGGGAGACGATTCTCGACTACGAGGCCGAGGCCGCGCGCTACGACGAGACCCGCGGCGGCGTCCCGCGGGCCGAGGCGGCGGCGGAGGCCGTCCTGCGGCTGCTGCCGCCCGGCACCCGCACCCTCCTCGACGTCGCCTGCGGCACCGGACTCGTCACCGAACGGATCGCCCGCCCCGGCCTCACCGCGTACGGCGCCGACGCCGCCCACGCGATGCTGCGCACCGCCGCCGCCCGGCTCCCCGGCCGGGCGGTGCGCGCCGACGCCCGCCGGCTTCCGCTGCCGGACGGGTCGGTCGACGCGGTCAGTGCGATCTGGCTGCTCCACCTGGTGCCGTTCGCCGAGGAGGTCGTCGCCGAGGCCGCCCGGGTGCTCCGGCCCGGTGGGGTGTTCCTCACCACCGTCGACAAGGACGCCTGCCACGACGTCGGCAGCGACATCGACGCCCTCCTCCGCCCGCACCGGCCGGCCGCGGCCGGCTCCGGCTCCCGCTCGGACTCCGGCTCCGACGGCGCGGCGCGCATCACCGCGTACGCCGCCGTCCACGGCCTCGACCAGGCGCCCGGCACCGAGTTCACCGGCCACGGCCAGGGTGCCACCCCGCGCGGTACGGCGCGGAAGCTGCGCCGCGGCTACTACGCCTCCTGGTACCGCGGCACGCCCGCCGACACCGACAGCCTGGACGCGGCGCTCGCCGCCCTGCCCGACCAGGACCGGCCGCGCCCCGACCCCGTCTACCGGCTCGCCCGCTACGTCAAGGCTGCTCCCCGCGGCTGA
- a CDS encoding helix-turn-helix transcriptional regulator — protein MKSSRLLTILLLLQTRGRMTAAQLAEELEVSVRTVYRDVEALHTAGVPLYGDAGHRGGYRLLAGHRSRLTGLYAREAEALVLAGLPAAADELGLGGHFADAQLKLRAALPAPLREHVDRLRGRFHIDAPGWYAEDTGTPFLPQVADAVRDGRVLAVRYRRWKEPTDVDRRLAPYGLVLKAGRWYLVAGPGPRTYRVDQILDLTVTDEDADIPEDFDLAAHWRATQADFHARLHQGEAVVRISPRGAAALTGAAARALAENGTPEPDGWTRATLPVEGPDHAHATLLALGAEVEVLAPEELRDRIAATVRTLAARYA, from the coding sequence GTGAAGTCCAGCCGACTCCTGACGATCCTGCTGCTGCTCCAGACCCGCGGCCGGATGACCGCCGCCCAGCTCGCCGAGGAGCTGGAGGTCTCCGTCCGCACCGTCTACCGCGACGTCGAGGCCCTGCACACCGCCGGCGTCCCGCTCTACGGCGACGCCGGGCACCGCGGCGGCTACCGGCTGCTCGCCGGCCACCGTTCCCGGCTCACCGGCCTGTACGCGCGGGAGGCCGAGGCCCTCGTCCTCGCCGGGCTTCCGGCCGCGGCCGACGAGCTCGGGCTCGGCGGACACTTCGCCGACGCCCAGCTGAAACTGCGCGCCGCCCTCCCCGCGCCGCTGCGCGAGCACGTCGACCGGCTGCGCGGCCGCTTCCACATCGACGCCCCCGGCTGGTACGCGGAGGACACCGGCACCCCGTTCCTGCCGCAGGTCGCCGACGCCGTACGGGACGGGCGGGTGCTCGCCGTGCGCTACCGGCGCTGGAAGGAGCCCACCGACGTCGACCGGCGGCTCGCCCCGTACGGACTGGTGCTCAAGGCCGGCCGCTGGTACCTGGTCGCCGGGCCGGGGCCCCGCACCTACCGGGTCGACCAGATCCTCGACCTCACCGTCACCGACGAGGACGCCGACATCCCCGAGGACTTCGACCTCGCCGCGCACTGGCGCGCCACCCAGGCCGACTTCCACGCCCGCCTCCACCAGGGCGAGGCCGTCGTACGGATCTCCCCGCGCGGCGCGGCCGCCCTCACCGGCGCCGCCGCCCGCGCCCTCGCCGAGAACGGCACCCCCGAACCCGACGGCTGGACCCGGGCCACCCTCCCCGTCGAGGGCCCCGACCACGCCCACGCCACCCTGCTCGCGCTCGGCGCGGAGGTGGAGGTCCTGGCCCCCGAGGAGCTCCGCGACCGGATCGCCGCCACCGTGCGCACCCTCGCCGCGCGCTACGCCTGA